The Paenibacillus wynnii DNA window CCCTCGCCGAAGTATACCTTCCCGATCCACAGCCGCGATATGGCTGGCACCCGCCGCCAGCAGCAGATTGCAGATAGACACTCCCGCTGCTCCGATGCCGATCACTACAATTCGGACTGTAGCTATAGACTTACCAACCACCTTAAGCGCATTCAGCAGACCCGCCAAAGCAACGATAGCTGTGCCATGCTGGTCATCATGAAAGACAGGGATGTCCAGTTCAGCGGCAAGCCGCCGTTCAATCTCAAAGCAGCGCGGAGAAGAGATATCCTCCAGATTAATGCCGCCAAATCCAGGCGAGACCGCTTTAATGATGCTCACAATTTCATCCGGGTCCTTGGTATTTAAGCATAGTGGAAAAGCATCAATGCCTGCCAGCTGTTTGAACAGCATCGCCTTCCCCTCCATCACCGGCATCGCCGCCTCCGGACCGATATCTCCCAGACCCAACACGGCCGTACCGTCCGTTACAACCGCTACCGTATTCCGCTTCATGGTAAGCGAGTAGGCTTTGCTCGGGTCTTCAGCGATAGCTGTACAGACGCGGGCCACACCTGGCGTATACACTTGGGACAGATCCTCCCGATTCTTAATCGGCATCTTGGGGGTAACCTCGATCTTGCCGCCGAGATGCGCCAAAAAGGTACGGTCAGAGACGTTGATCACTTTTATTCCTGCCATCTCCGACAATTCGCTCACCACATCTTCATTCCCCGCATCCAGCACATTCACCGTAATATCCCGAGTCGTCACATCCTTGCCTGCACGAATGACGTCAATGGC harbors:
- a CDS encoding NAD-dependent malic enzyme; protein product: MSISTTIIIRLEIRKSITSFGDVASKIATAGGDIVAIDVIRAGKDVTTRDITVNVLDAGNEDVVSELSEMAGIKVINVSDRTFLAHLGGKIEVTPKMPIKNREDLSQVYTPGVARVCTAIAEDPSKAYSLTMKRNTVAVVTDGTAVLGLGDIGPEAAMPVMEGKAMLFKQLAGIDAFPLCLNTKDPDEIVSIIKAVSPGFGGINLEDISSPRCFEIERRLAAELDIPVFHDDQHGTAIVALAGLLNALKVVGKSIATVRIVVIGIGAAGVSICNLLLAAGASHIAAVDREGILRRGVEYSHAEWLRLAEVTNEEGLVGGLTEAIKGADVFIGVSGGGVLTIDHVKSMAPDRIVFAMANPNPEIEPELAEPYVRVLATGRSDYPNQINNVLCFPGIFRGALDCRARTVNLEMKLAAAQAIASVVQEDELNEQYIIPSIFNEKVVEQVRIAVIKAAIATDMARRIPKDLIS